TGTCGATGTGCATCGTGATCATGGTGACCCTGGTGGAAACCTCGGCCGATATCCTCGCCGTCGGTGAAATCATCGGCACCAAGGTCGACTCAAAACGCCTGGGCAACGGTTTGCGTGCAGACATGCTGTCGAGCATGATCGCGCCAATCTTCGGCTCCTTCACTCAGAGCGCCTTCGCCCAGAACGTCGGGCTGGTGGCGGTGACCGGGATCAAGAGCCGATTCGTGGTGGCCACGGGTGGTGTGTTTCTGGTGGTACTTGGGTTGCTGCCGTTCATGGGACGGGTCATCGCCGCCGTGCCAACCTCCGTACTTGGTGGCGCCGGCATCGTGCTGTTCGGTACCGTCGCCGCCAGCGGCATTCGGACACTGTCCAAGGTCGACTACCGCAACAACGTCAACCTGATCATCGTCGCCACTTCCATCGGTTTCGGCATGATCCCCATCGCCGCCCCGAACTTCTACGACCACTTTCCCAGCTGGTTCTCGACGATCTTCCACTCGGGCATCAGCTCCTCGGCGATCATGGCCATCGTGCTGAACCTGACCTTCAACCACCTCACGGCCGGCAACTCGGACCAGCAATCGGTATTTGCCGCCGGTACTGAACGAGTCCTGCGTTATCAAGACCTGGCGGCGCTGCGGGAAGGGGATTACTTCAGTGAGGGTAAACTGCGCGACTGCGACGGGAATGAGATTCCGGTGGTGGAGACGGATCATGGGCATGCCGAGCTGCGTGCGGTGCATGCGAAAAGCAGTGAGCATGTCTAAAGATAGATAGTCAAAAGATTGCGGTCTGCGATCTTTTGACTTTATGGCAAGCACAAAAAAAGCCCCTGAACCTTTCGATTCAGGGGCTTTTCGATTTTGCTGTCTGGCTCCACGACCTGGACTCGAACCAGGGACCCAGTGATTAACAGTCACTTGCTCTACCAACTGAGCTATCGCGGAATGGCGTGTATGTTACTGATTCAAAAAGAGAAGTCAAGCCTCTGTTGGCAATTTGATGTTTTCATCGGATCAGAGGGAGGTTTATCGGCCATCGGCGGTTACCAGAAGCGCGGGAGAGGTCTACCATGGCTGCCCGGAAGTGGTGACACGCGCTGCCGGCCCTCAGCCGAAAAGGTATGCGCCATGAATCACCCAGCCTTCACACCCCGAAACAGTGGGGTGTTCCCATGAGCATTGCTCAGATCAGCTTGCCCAAAGGTGTCGGCCCGCACGCCGAGAAACTGTTCGACGCAATCACTCAGGCCAGCACCGCTGAAGAACTGAACCGCGCAGGCGGCAAGGCCGAAGGTTTTGTCCTGGGCCTGGAAAGCACCAAGGCGATCAAAAGTCAGGTGGCCGAGTCGCTTTATGTCGCCTATGACGACGCGGCCAGCCAGCGTGCGAGCGAATTGGCCTAACCGCCAAAAGTGATAGTGCCGAGCATCAGCTTGGCATACAGCATCGTGGCGGCCAGTTGCACCAGCCACAAGGCCAGGCCGCCAAGGAACACGCCCGCGGCCACTTGCAGCACCAGGTTATTACCGCGTTTGGCCGAGGAGCGGGGCACGAAGTGGTCCAGTTCATCGCGGTCGGCGCGTAGGTCGTCGTTTTTCATGTGGGTTCTCGCAAGAATTCTCGGGTGTACATAAAGCCTGTGGGAGTTTAAAGGGCGCAGCGGCTGCTTTGAGATTTATCTGAGGCCAATAAAAAACGGGAAGCCATTTTGGCTTCCCGTTTTCATGTCACGCGACGACTCAGATCACCTGAACGATGGCCTTGGTCACGGCGTCGATGTTGCTCTGGTTCAGCGCGGCAACGCAGATGCGGCCGGTGTCCAGGGCGTAGATGCCGAACTCGTTGCGCAGACGGGTCACTTGCTCAACCGTCAGGCCGGAGTAGGAGAACATGCCGCGCTGGCGACCGACGAAGCTGAAATCGCGCTGTGGAGCGTTTTTCGCCAGCAGGTCGACCATCTGGGTGCGCATGCCGCGAATCCGCAGACGCATTTCTGCCAGTTCTTCTTCCCACTGGGCACGCAATACCGGGCTGTTCAGCACAGCGGCGACGATGCTTGCACCGTGGGTCGGCGGGTTGGAGTAGTTGGTGCGGATCACGCGTTTGACTTGCGACAGCACGCGCGCGCTTTCTTCTTTCGATTCGCTGACGATCGACAGGGCGCCAACGCGCTCGCCGTACAGCGAGAAGGATTTGGAGAACGAGCTGGAAACGAAGAAGGTCAGGTTCGATTCGGCGAACAGGCGCACAGCGGCAGCGTCTTCATCGATACCGTCGCCAAAGCCCTGGTAGGCCATGTCGAGGAATGGAATGTGACCTTTGGCTTTCACCACGTCCAGCACGTTTTTCCAGTCCGCCGGGCTCAAGTCGACGCCAGTCGGGTTGTGGCAGCAAGCGTGCAGCACAACGATGGAGCCGGACGGCAGGGCGTTCAGGTCTTCCAGCAGGCCGGCGCGGTTAACGTCGTGGGTGGCGGCGTCATAGTAGCGATAGTTCTGTACTGGGAAACCAGCGGTTTCGAACAGTGCGCGGTGGTTTTCCCAGCTCGGGTCGCTGATCGCCACGACGGCGTTCGGCAGCAGTTGCTTGAGGAAATCGGCACCGATTTTCAGCGCGCCAGTACCGCCGACGGCCTGGGTGGTGATGACCCGGCCAGCAGCGATCAGTGGCGAGTCATTGCCGAACAGCAGTTTCTGCACGGCCTGGTCGTAGGCGGCGATGCCGTCGATCGGCAAGTAGCCACGGGAAACGTGTTGAGCGGCGCGAATCGTCTCGGCTTCGACAACGGCGCGCAGGAGAGGGATTCGCCCTTGCTCGTCGCAGTAAACACCGACCCCCAGGTTGACCTTGGTGGTACGGGTATCGGCATTGAATGCTTCGTTGAGGCCCAGGATTGGATCGCGTGGTGCCATTTCGACAGCGGAGAACAGGCTCATTATTGCGGCGGCTCTGAATGGAGTGTGGAGGGACGTGTCGCGCTCCAGCCGAATGCACTAGAGCGGTGCACAAACGGGGAGCTAGTATAGAGGCCATCAGCGATTGATGGCGACAGGCGATTCGGCTTTTACGGTAAGTTTTTCCAATTATTTTTCGATCGTTGGTCGAGCGACGTCGTCAAAGGTTTTACCCGATGTAGGACGTTTGCCTTGAAAGGGATGGCAATCGGCTCCACATTGAGCACAATCCAGTTTTTTCCTCGGGCGACATCGGTCGTTTGCGGTCTTTCTCGTTCCTGTCCGGCTTAACCGGGCAAGAGTGAACCAGAGGTATGTATGTCTGAATTCCAGCTAGTCACCCGCTTCGAGCCCGCCGGCGATCAGCCGGAAGCCATCCGTCTGATGGTCGAGGGCATCGAGGCCGGGCTGGCGCACCAGACGCTGCTCGGTGTGACCGGCTCGGGCAAGACCTTCAGCATCGCCAACGTGATCGCCCAAGTGCAGCGCCCGACGCTGGTGCTGGCGCCGAACAAGACCCTGGCCGCGCAGTTGTACGGCGAGTTCAAGGCGTTCTTCCCGAACAACGCCGTTGAATACTTCGTCTCCTATTACGACTACTACCAGCCCGAAGCTTATGTGCCGTCGTCCGACACCTTCATCGAGAAGGACGCCTCGATCAACGACCACATCGAGCAGATGCGCCTGTCCGCGACCAAAGCGCTGCTGGAACGCAAAGACGCAATCATCGTCACCACGGTGTCGTGCATCTACGGTCTGGGCAGCCCGGAAACCTATTTGAAGATGGTGTTGCACGTGGATCGCGGCGACAAGCTCGACCAGCGTGCGCTGTTGCGTCGCCTGGCCGACCTGCAATACACCCGCAACGACGTGGACTTCGCCCGGGCGACTTTCCGGGTGCGCGGCGATGTGATTGATATCCACCCGGCGGAATCCGATTTTGAGGCGATCCGCATCGAGCTGTTCGATGACGAGGTGGAAAGCCTGTCCGCCTTCGATCCGCTGACGGGCGAAGTCATCCGCAAGCTGCCGCGCTTCACCTTCTATCCGAAGAGCCATTACGTGACGCCTCGGGAAACCCTGCTCGACGCCGTCGAGGGGATCAAGGTCGAGTTGCAGGAGCGCCTGGAATACCTGCGCTCCAACAACAAGCTAGTGGAAGCCCAGCGGCTGGAGCAACGCACCCGTTTCGACCTGGAGATGATTCTGGAGCTGGGTTACTGCAACGGCATCGAAAACTACTCGCGCTACCTGTCGGGCCGTGCATCCGGCGAGGCGCCGCCCACCTTGTTTGACTACCTGCCAGCCGACGCCTTGCTGGTGATCGACGAATCCCACGTCAGCGTGCCGCAGGTCGGCGCCATGTATAAGGGCGACCGGTCCCGTAAGGAAACGCTGGTGGAATATGGCTTCCGCCTGCCATCGGCGCTGGATAACCGGCCGATGCGTTTCGACGAGTTCGAAGGCATCAGTCCGCAGACAATATTTGTCTCGGCCACACCGGGCAATTACGAGGCGGAGCACGCAGGGCGCGTGGTCGAGCAAGTGGTGCGCCCGACTGGCCTGGTGGACCCGCAGATCGAAATCCGTCCGGCGCTGACTCAGGTCGACGACTTGCTCTCGGAAATCACCAAGCGCGTAGCCCTGGAAGAGCGGGTGCTGGTGACCACGCTGACCAAGCGCATGTCCGAGGATTTGACCGATTACCTGGCCGATCACGGCGTGCGCGTGCGTTATCTGCACTCGGACATCGACACCGTGGAGCGGGTCGAGATCATCCGTGACTTGCGCCTCGGCACCTTCGATGTGCTGGTGGGGATCAACCTGCTGCGTGAAGGCCTGGACATGCCGGAAGTCTCGCTGGTGGCGATTCTCGATGCCGACAAGGAGGGCTTCCTGCGCTCCGAGCGCTCGCTGATCCAGACCATTGGCCGGGCGGCACGCAACCTTAATGGCCGGGCGATTCTGTATGCGGATCGGATTACTGGTTCCATGGAGCGGGCGATTGGCGAAACCGAGCGTCGTCGCGACAAGCAGATCGCCTTCAACCTGGCCAACGGCATTACGCCCAAAGGGGTGTTCAAGGACGTCGCCGACATTATGGAAGGCGCGACTGTGCCGGGTTCGCGCAGCAAGAAGCGCAAAGGCATGGCCAAGGCTGCCGAGGAAAGCGCCAAATACGAAGCCGAATTGCGTTCGCCGAGCGAGATCACCAAGCGCATTCGTCAGCTGGAAGAGAAGATGTACCAGCTCGCCCGCGACCTGGAATTCGAAGCCGCGGCGCAGCTGCGCGACGAAATCGGCAAGCTGCGGGAGCGGTTGATCGCGGTTTGACGCTCCCTCTGTAGAAGCTGCCGAAGGCTGCGATCCTTTGATCTTGTTTTTACAGGCAAAGTCAAAAGATCGCAGCCTTGGCAGCTCAGCAGCGCTTAAATCCTGCACTCACTGGAGCCGGGCGGCTATCGCCTGTTACCATTCGCCCCTTGTTTGATCTTCGCTTTTCATTCTTTTTGAGACATGCCATGACCACCGTCCGCACTCGCATCGCGCCATCGCCTACCGGGGACCCCCATGTAGGTACCGCTTACATCGCTTTGTTCAACTACTGCTTTGCCAAGCAGCATGGCGGTGAGTTCATCCTGCGGATCGAAGACACCGACCAACTGCGTTCGACCCGCGAGTCCGAACAGCAGATTTTCGACGCCCTGCGCTGGTTGGGTATCGACTGGAGCGAAGGCCCGGATGTCGGCGGCCCGCACGGTCCTTACCGTCAGAGTGAGCGCGGCGATATCTACCAGAAGTACTGCCAGCAACTGGTCGACATGGGCCATGCCTTCCCGTGCTTCTGCACCGCTGAAGAACTGGACCAGATGCGCGCCGAGCAAATGGCCCGCGGTGAGACCCCGCGTTACGACGGCCGTGCGCTGTTGCTGTCCAAGGAAGAAGTCGCGCGCCGCCTGGCTGCCGGCGAACCCCACGTGATCCGCATGAAAGTGCCGACCGAAGGCGTGTGCGTGGTGCCGGACATGCTGCGTGGCGATGTCGAGATCCCGTGGGATCGCATGGACATGCAAGTGCTGATGAAGACCGACGGCCTGCCGACGTACTTCCTGGCCAACGTGGTCGACGACCACCTGATGGGCATCACCCACGTGCTGCGCGGGGAAGAATGGCTGCCTTCGGCACCGAAACTGATCCTGCTGTACGAGTACTTCGGCTGGGAACAGCCGCAGCTGTGCTACATGCCGCTGCTGCGTAACCCGGACAAGAGCAAGCTGTCCAAGCGCAAGAACCCGACCTCGGTGACGTTCTACGAGCGCATGGGCTTCATGCCGGAAGCGATGCTCAACTACCTGGGCCGCATGGGCTGGTCGATGCCGGACGAGCGCGAGAAGTTCTCCCTGCAGGAAATGGTCGACAACTTCGACTTGAGCCGCGTCTCGCTTGGCGGGCCGATTTTCGACATCGAGAAACTGTCGTGGCTCAACGGCCAGTGGTTGCGTGACCTGCCAGTGGAAGAGTTCGCCGCTCGCGTGCAGAAGTGGGCGCTGAACCCTGAATACATGATGAAGATCGCGCCGCACGTGCAGGGCCGGGTTGAAACCTTCAGCCAGGTCGCACCGCTGGCTGGCTTCTTCTTCGCTGGTGGCGTGAATCCGGACGCTAAACTGTTCGAATCCAAGAAGCTCTCGGGCGATCAGGTTCGTCAGTTGATGCAATTGATCCTGTGGAAGCTGGAAAGCCTGCGTCAGTGGGAGAAGGACAGCATCACCGCAACGATTCAGGCGGTGGTTGAATCCCTGGAGCTGAAGCTGCGTGACGCCATGCCGCTGATGTTTGCTGCGATCACCGGGCAGGCCAGTTCGGTATCGGTACTCGACGCGATGGAAATCCTCGGTCCGGACCTGACCCGTTTCCGTCTGCGCCAGGCCATTGACCTGCTGGGCGGCGTGTCGAAGAAAGAAAACAAAGAGTGGGAAAAGCTTCTGGGCGCGATTGCCTGACGGCGTTTGACTCAGTAGGAGCTGCCGAAGGCCGCGATCTTTTGATCCTGATCTTCGGCGCTTCCCCCGAATTTACGGGGGGAGGGCGGTAAGTGATTGTTATGTCGGCAAAAAATTTTAAATTTTTTGAAAAATAAGTTTGACAGCTTTCCGATGCGCCATTAAGATTCGCCCCGTCCTCAGCGATGAGGGGCTATAGCTCAGCTGGGAGAGCGCTTGCATGGCATGCAAGAGGTCGACGGTTCGATCCCGTCTAGCTCCACCAATTTACACTTCAAGGTCTGGCCACACCGGCCTTGAATCGATCAGCTCTCAGCACTGATCAGTTGTATAGAAGGGTTTGCGTCCCCTTCGTCTAGTGGCCTAGGACACCGCCCTTTCACGGCGGTAACAGGGGTTCGAGTCCCCTAGGGGACGCCAGTTTTACAGAAGCGATGTTGCAAGATATCGCTCCGCCGCGAGGCGAAAAATCCGGGGCTATAGCTCAGCTGGGAGAGCGCTTGCATGGCATGCAAGAGGTCGACGGTTCGATCCCGTCTAGCTCCACCAATTTTACAGTTCAAGGTCTGGCCACACCGGCCTTGAATCGATCAGCTCTCAGCACTGATCAGTTGTATAGAAGGGTTTGCGTCCCCTTCGTCTAGTGGCCTAGGACACCGCCCTTTCACGGCGGTAACAGGGGTTCGAGTCCCCTAGGGGACGCCACGATTACCCGCTTTGCGGGATTTTTAAGGGTCATTCAATTATTGAATGGCCCTTTTGTTTGTCTGGCGTTTGGCCAAATCTCCTTTTTCCCCAACACTGTTCTTCAGACCAGCGGTCACATCCACGACTTGCGGAAAATTATTATGAGAATAATATTCTAGTCGTAATATTCGGAGGCAACGATGAACGATAAAAAAG
The Pseudomonas sp. GR 6-02 genome window above contains:
- a CDS encoding nucleobase:cation symporter-2 family protein; translated protein: MKTPHVSHQRPEDENLGIGANMAYGLQHVLTMYGGIVAVPLIIGQAAGLSPADIGLLIAASLFAGGLATLLQTLGLPFFGCQLPLVQGVSFSGVATMVAIVSSGGEGGFQSILGAVIAASLIGLLITPVFSRITKFFPPLVTGIVITTIGLTLMPVAARWAMGGNSHAPDFGSMANIGLAAMTLVLVLLLSKIGSATISRLSILLAMVIGTVIAVFLGMADFSSVTQGPMFGFPAPFHFGMPTFHFAAILSMCIVIMVTLVETSADILAVGEIIGTKVDSKRLGNGLRADMLSSMIAPIFGSFTQSAFAQNVGLVAVTGIKSRFVVATGGVFLVVLGLLPFMGRVIAAVPTSVLGGAGIVLFGTVAASGIRTLSKVDYRNNVNLIIVATSIGFGMIPIAAPNFYDHFPSWFSTIFHSGISSSAIMAIVLNLTFNHLTAGNSDQQSVFAAGTERVLRYQDLAALREGDYFSEGKLRDCDGNEIPVVETDHGHAELRAVHAKSSEHV
- a CDS encoding amino acid aminotransferase, whose translation is MSLFSAVEMAPRDPILGLNEAFNADTRTTKVNLGVGVYCDEQGRIPLLRAVVEAETIRAAQHVSRGYLPIDGIAAYDQAVQKLLFGNDSPLIAAGRVITTQAVGGTGALKIGADFLKQLLPNAVVAISDPSWENHRALFETAGFPVQNYRYYDAATHDVNRAGLLEDLNALPSGSIVVLHACCHNPTGVDLSPADWKNVLDVVKAKGHIPFLDMAYQGFGDGIDEDAAAVRLFAESNLTFFVSSSFSKSFSLYGERVGALSIVSESKEESARVLSQVKRVIRTNYSNPPTHGASIVAAVLNSPVLRAQWEEELAEMRLRIRGMRTQMVDLLAKNAPQRDFSFVGRQRGMFSYSGLTVEQVTRLRNEFGIYALDTGRICVAALNQSNIDAVTKAIVQVI
- the uvrB gene encoding excinuclease ABC subunit UvrB, translated to MSEFQLVTRFEPAGDQPEAIRLMVEGIEAGLAHQTLLGVTGSGKTFSIANVIAQVQRPTLVLAPNKTLAAQLYGEFKAFFPNNAVEYFVSYYDYYQPEAYVPSSDTFIEKDASINDHIEQMRLSATKALLERKDAIIVTTVSCIYGLGSPETYLKMVLHVDRGDKLDQRALLRRLADLQYTRNDVDFARATFRVRGDVIDIHPAESDFEAIRIELFDDEVESLSAFDPLTGEVIRKLPRFTFYPKSHYVTPRETLLDAVEGIKVELQERLEYLRSNNKLVEAQRLEQRTRFDLEMILELGYCNGIENYSRYLSGRASGEAPPTLFDYLPADALLVIDESHVSVPQVGAMYKGDRSRKETLVEYGFRLPSALDNRPMRFDEFEGISPQTIFVSATPGNYEAEHAGRVVEQVVRPTGLVDPQIEIRPALTQVDDLLSEITKRVALEERVLVTTLTKRMSEDLTDYLADHGVRVRYLHSDIDTVERVEIIRDLRLGTFDVLVGINLLREGLDMPEVSLVAILDADKEGFLRSERSLIQTIGRAARNLNGRAILYADRITGSMERAIGETERRRDKQIAFNLANGITPKGVFKDVADIMEGATVPGSRSKKRKGMAKAAEESAKYEAELRSPSEITKRIRQLEEKMYQLARDLEFEAAAQLRDEIGKLRERLIAV
- the gltX gene encoding glutamate--tRNA ligase, which encodes MTTVRTRIAPSPTGDPHVGTAYIALFNYCFAKQHGGEFILRIEDTDQLRSTRESEQQIFDALRWLGIDWSEGPDVGGPHGPYRQSERGDIYQKYCQQLVDMGHAFPCFCTAEELDQMRAEQMARGETPRYDGRALLLSKEEVARRLAAGEPHVIRMKVPTEGVCVVPDMLRGDVEIPWDRMDMQVLMKTDGLPTYFLANVVDDHLMGITHVLRGEEWLPSAPKLILLYEYFGWEQPQLCYMPLLRNPDKSKLSKRKNPTSVTFYERMGFMPEAMLNYLGRMGWSMPDEREKFSLQEMVDNFDLSRVSLGGPIFDIEKLSWLNGQWLRDLPVEEFAARVQKWALNPEYMMKIAPHVQGRVETFSQVAPLAGFFFAGGVNPDAKLFESKKLSGDQVRQLMQLILWKLESLRQWEKDSITATIQAVVESLELKLRDAMPLMFAAITGQASSVSVLDAMEILGPDLTRFRLRQAIDLLGGVSKKENKEWEKLLGAIA